A genomic window from Cytobacillus suaedae includes:
- a CDS encoding HlyC/CorC family transporter, whose amino-acid sequence MFTELMVLFILIVLNAFFAASEIALISLNDNKIKAMAETGNKRAKLLHNLLNEPSRFLATIQIGITLAGFLASAFAAGSFAGQLAHYLFNLGVPLSEKVLETISVVLITVFLSFFTLVVGELVPKRIAMQKAEAISMFVAVPLTILSKISAPFVALLTVSTNGILRIFGIDPHKDNDNVTEEEIRMMVDVGEENGSIQSSEKVMINNILEFNNKLVSDIMTHRTNVVGISLETAFKDVVKLINTEQYTRYPVYSDGMDNIVGILHVKDILQFMESGDGQAFSLKEMMRTPYFVLGSRKTDDLFLDLQRSKVHMAVVIDEYGGTDGIVTIEDLIEEIVGNIFDEYDEHEEENEINKLDDNTFLMNGTVSLYDVRDALKIDLPVSDYDTLSGFVIGQLGNIPVVEDKSFIEFNGVLFNVEQVDEKRITKIKVEMNHMVEAS is encoded by the coding sequence TTGTTTACTGAATTGATGGTTTTATTTATTCTCATAGTGCTGAATGCCTTTTTTGCAGCATCAGAGATTGCTTTAATTTCGTTAAATGATAATAAAATAAAGGCGATGGCTGAAACTGGTAATAAGAGAGCTAAATTGTTACACAACCTTTTGAACGAACCTAGTCGCTTCTTAGCCACGATTCAAATTGGGATTACACTTGCCGGCTTTTTAGCGAGTGCATTTGCTGCAGGAAGCTTTGCTGGTCAATTAGCTCACTATCTATTTAATCTTGGAGTACCTTTATCAGAAAAGGTGCTTGAAACGATTTCTGTTGTACTAATCACCGTATTTCTTTCGTTTTTTACGTTAGTGGTTGGTGAATTAGTACCAAAACGTATAGCTATGCAAAAAGCAGAAGCGATTTCCATGTTTGTAGCAGTTCCATTAACAATACTGTCTAAAATATCTGCTCCTTTTGTTGCATTATTAACAGTTTCAACTAATGGAATCTTGCGTATTTTTGGTATTGACCCTCACAAGGATAATGACAACGTCACTGAGGAAGAAATCAGAATGATGGTTGATGTAGGTGAGGAAAATGGGTCGATACAATCTAGTGAAAAAGTAATGATTAATAATATATTAGAGTTCAATAATAAACTAGTTTCTGATATTATGACTCACAGAACAAATGTGGTTGGTATATCACTTGAAACCGCGTTTAAGGATGTTGTAAAACTAATTAACACTGAACAGTATACACGATACCCTGTTTATTCAGATGGAATGGATAACATTGTAGGCATTCTTCATGTTAAAGACATTCTTCAATTCATGGAAAGTGGAGATGGTCAGGCATTTAGTCTCAAGGAAATGATGAGAACTCCGTATTTTGTTCTTGGATCTAGAAAAACAGATGATTTATTTTTAGATTTACAAAGAAGTAAAGTTCATATGGCTGTTGTTATCGATGAATATGGTGGGACAGATGGGATAGTCACGATTGAAGATTTAATTGAAGAAATCGTTGGAAATATCTTTGATGAGTACGATGAACATGAGGAAGAGAACGAAATTAATAAGCTAGATGACAACACGTTCTTAATGAATGGTACAGTTAGCTTATATGACGTTAGAGATGCTCTTAAAATTGATCTACCTGTATCGGATTATGATACGTTAAGTGGATTTGTCATTGGGCAGCTTGGAAATATTCCAGTTGTGGAAGATAAATCATTTATTGAATTCAACGGAGTATTATTCAATGTAGAGCAAGTGGATGAAAAGCGTATTACAAAAATTAAAGTTGAGATGAACCATATGGTGGAAGCATCTTGA
- a CDS encoding ferritin-like domain-containing protein — protein MNQEIVIKELNAFLKGQYMGIHQYEHCIKHLEDPSIRIEFQKIQQEHKEHASQVAERIQNLGGVPVDDEGLMGSIQNYMSGFSIPNTTEDIIKFAKEGEDQYGIHMSEEIVKGDLDPESKALIESILDKDRQHIVHLDSLIH, from the coding sequence ATGAACCAAGAAATCGTGATAAAAGAATTGAATGCCTTTTTAAAAGGACAGTATATGGGTATCCACCAATATGAACACTGTATTAAGCATTTGGAGGATCCCTCAATAAGAATAGAATTTCAAAAAATTCAGCAGGAGCATAAAGAACATGCATCCCAGGTTGCTGAGCGTATTCAAAACCTTGGTGGTGTGCCAGTCGATGATGAAGGCCTCATGGGTTCGATTCAAAATTATATGAGTGGATTTTCCATTCCGAACACAACCGAGGACATTATTAAATTCGCTAAAGAGGGTGAAGACCAATATGGTATTCACATGTCAGAGGAAATTGTAAAAGGTGACCTTGACCCAGAAAGCAAAGCTCTAATTGAATCAATCTTGGATAAAGATCGTCAGCATATTGTACACCTTGATAGTTTGATTCATTAG
- a CDS encoding Gfo/Idh/MocA family oxidoreductase, producing the protein MIRFGIIGTNWITDRLIDAGTRLDDFQVTAVYSRSKENAKDFAARYGIRETFTNLDEMAKSNKIDAVYIASPNSMHATQAITFMNQGKHVLCEKPLASNTAEVDLMIEAAKANQVLLMEAMKTTLLPNFKNIQQNLHKLGKIRRYVGNFSKYSSRYDAYKEGTILNAFKPEFSNGSLMDLGVYCIYPMVLLFGKPNSIKASSYLLETQVDGEGSLLIEYDEMDAVIMHSKISNSYSPSEIIGEDGSMIIDNISEPTEVEIRYKDGSIEVISEKDEMPSMYYEIKEFIELIKLGKLESEVNSHHHSRNTAEIIEIARKQTGIVYPADK; encoded by the coding sequence ATGATACGTTTTGGAATCATAGGAACTAATTGGATTACGGACCGTTTAATTGATGCTGGGACAAGACTAGATGATTTTCAGGTTACGGCTGTTTATTCAAGGTCAAAGGAAAACGCCAAAGATTTTGCGGCTAGGTATGGGATTAGAGAGACGTTTACAAACCTTGATGAAATGGCTAAAAGTAATAAAATTGATGCTGTCTATATAGCAAGTCCTAATTCAATGCATGCTACCCAAGCTATCACATTTATGAACCAGGGGAAGCATGTGCTGTGCGAAAAGCCACTTGCTTCAAACACAGCAGAAGTGGATTTGATGATAGAAGCGGCAAAGGCAAACCAAGTCTTATTAATGGAAGCGATGAAAACCACTCTTTTACCCAATTTCAAAAACATTCAACAGAACTTACATAAACTCGGAAAAATACGTAGATATGTCGGAAACTTTAGCAAGTACTCATCTAGATATGATGCCTATAAAGAGGGCACTATACTAAATGCTTTTAAACCAGAGTTTTCGAATGGCTCATTAATGGACCTTGGCGTGTACTGCATATATCCTATGGTTTTGTTATTTGGTAAACCAAACAGTATAAAAGCATCAAGCTATCTACTTGAAACACAAGTAGATGGTGAGGGGAGTTTGTTGATTGAGTATGATGAAATGGATGCAGTCATCATGCATTCCAAGATTTCTAATTCCTACTCACCATCAGAGATCATTGGGGAAGATGGGAGCATGATTATTGATAATATTTCCGAGCCTACAGAAGTAGAGATTCGTTATAAAGATGGCTCTATTGAGGTAATCTCTGAGAAAGATGAGATGCCATCTATGTATTATGAAATTAAGGAATTTATTGAGCTAATCAAACTGGGCAAATTAGAGTCAGAGGTTAACTCACATCACCACTCTAGGAACACCGCAGAAATCATTGAAATCGCTAGAAAGCAAACAGGAATTGTGTATCCGGCTGATAAGTAG
- a CDS encoding GNAT family N-acetyltransferase produces the protein METDIVYKLLTIEDLTNDVLLNFQRYQETNFVWFKEDDQYKVKEDYFVDYWDGEKKAQVVQSLCQCILNGGFVIGSFIGKQLIGFANVEGEFFGKNREYLELSYLHVSNEHRKFGVGRKLFEKCSIEAKKKGAKKLYIAAHPSVETQAFYQKVGCTYAVEINQEILEKEPLDIQMEFEL, from the coding sequence ATGGAAACAGATATAGTTTATAAATTACTAACAATAGAAGATTTAACAAATGATGTATTACTAAATTTTCAACGGTATCAGGAGACCAATTTCGTCTGGTTTAAAGAGGATGATCAATATAAAGTAAAGGAAGATTACTTTGTTGACTATTGGGATGGAGAGAAGAAGGCCCAAGTTGTCCAATCATTATGTCAATGTATTTTGAACGGTGGGTTTGTCATAGGGTCATTTATAGGTAAACAGTTAATTGGCTTTGCAAATGTGGAAGGTGAGTTTTTTGGTAAAAATCGAGAATATCTTGAATTATCTTATTTACATGTTTCAAATGAACATAGGAAATTTGGGGTAGGTAGGAAACTCTTTGAAAAATGTAGTATTGAAGCAAAGAAAAAGGGTGCAAAAAAACTCTATATTGCTGCACATCCTTCAGTTGAAACACAGGCCTTTTATCAAAAAGTTGGCTGTACTTATGCTGTCGAGATTAATCAGGAAATACTAGAAAAAGAACCACTTGATATTCAAATGGAATTTGAGTTGTAG
- the rpiA gene encoding ribose-5-phosphate isomerase RpiA, translating into MKKNFEENQDQKKLVGERAAEYVQDGMTVGLGSGSTVYWTLKKLGEMIQQGMKVRGIPSSKRTEGWANEFGIPLIDFKDVDYLDIAIDGADEVDTNLNLSKGGGGSLLREKLVDDYARKLIIVVDQSKMVNQLGRFPLPVEIVPFGWEVTAERIAKLGCVPKLRMNDHEIFVTNNGNYIVDCQFNTISDPGALHNQLKLLLGVVETGLFVNMTDIVIVSGDDGIRVIEK; encoded by the coding sequence ATGAAGAAAAACTTTGAAGAAAACCAGGATCAAAAAAAACTCGTTGGTGAAAGAGCGGCTGAATACGTACAAGATGGCATGACTGTCGGTTTAGGATCTGGTTCTACAGTTTACTGGACCTTAAAAAAATTAGGTGAAATGATTCAACAAGGAATGAAAGTGCGTGGGATTCCTTCATCCAAGCGAACGGAAGGCTGGGCTAATGAATTTGGCATACCTCTAATCGATTTTAAGGATGTAGACTATTTAGATATTGCCATTGATGGCGCCGATGAGGTAGACACTAACCTTAACCTATCAAAAGGTGGCGGTGGGTCACTTTTACGTGAAAAACTCGTTGATGATTATGCTCGCAAATTAATCATTGTAGTTGACCAATCAAAAATGGTCAATCAACTAGGAAGGTTTCCTCTTCCCGTTGAAATCGTACCATTTGGATGGGAGGTTACAGCTGAACGAATTGCAAAACTAGGCTGTGTTCCAAAACTAAGAATGAACGATCATGAGATATTTGTAACCAATAACGGCAATTATATTGTTGATTGTCAATTTAATACCATTTCTGATCCTGGAGCTTTACACAACCAGTTAAAATTATTACTTGGCGTAGTTGAAACAGGATTATTTGTGAATATGACAGACATTGTAATCGTTAGTGGAGATGACGGGATCCGTGTGATAGAAAAATAA
- the abc-f gene encoding ABC-F type ribosomal protection protein → MTVMKIRDIKKSFGDKVILEKVNADFKKGDRIGLVGNNGAGKTTLANIIYGKIQPDSGTVNISKQGLKMGFLLQSTEYTVTDFKEVMNTSPKRDLLMHSSQLGLKKLQEWDGERLQHLSGGEKLKLSLARIWAAKPDVLILDEPTNHLDYQGVEWLVGEIKQFAGTVIIISHDRYFLDQTVSQVLELDNGKATVYKGNYSEYREEKERRFLEQMHHYEVQQKRKEKVEQQIENLQNWSDKAHKQSTKQDGYKEYYRMKAKKMDVQVKSKRKRLEKELEQNKVERPVEESKVHFQFGSSGKRGSSIIEARGISKSFGERVLFDDSHFYIKHGERIGIFGENGCGKTTLIKTILDQIALSKGELWKSDSLKIGYLSQDVDELDTQKTALESLGIYDRDEISRVRTIFANIGLKEDKITKPISTLSLGERTRVKLVGRLLKNLDLLILDEPTNHLDLASRESLEKTLEEFAGTILVISHDVYFTNKLCDKLLVFEEKKIKRLEKSLTEYLKKQEPISENKEDLLVLQNKITALLGEISLLTREDPKYSEIDQKLTELMKRKRALG, encoded by the coding sequence ATGACTGTTATGAAAATTAGAGATATAAAGAAAAGCTTTGGAGATAAAGTGATTTTAGAAAAAGTGAATGCAGATTTTAAAAAAGGAGACCGTATTGGGCTTGTAGGGAATAATGGAGCAGGGAAAACGACGTTAGCGAATATTATTTATGGAAAAATCCAACCGGATTCGGGGACGGTTAACATTAGTAAACAAGGCCTGAAAATGGGCTTTTTACTACAATCGACGGAATATACGGTAACTGATTTTAAAGAGGTAATGAATACAAGTCCAAAGAGAGATCTTCTCATGCACTCGAGCCAATTAGGATTGAAAAAACTCCAGGAATGGGATGGAGAGCGACTTCAGCATTTAAGTGGTGGTGAGAAGCTTAAACTATCTCTTGCTAGGATATGGGCAGCAAAACCAGATGTCCTTATTTTAGATGAGCCAACAAATCATCTCGATTATCAGGGGGTGGAGTGGTTAGTTGGAGAAATAAAACAATTCGCAGGGACCGTTATTATTATTTCACATGATCGTTATTTTCTAGATCAGACGGTGAGTCAGGTACTAGAATTAGACAATGGAAAAGCCACGGTTTATAAGGGTAACTACTCTGAGTATCGTGAAGAAAAAGAAAGACGCTTTCTTGAACAAATGCACCATTATGAAGTACAACAAAAACGTAAGGAAAAGGTCGAGCAGCAAATCGAGAATCTTCAAAATTGGTCTGATAAAGCCCACAAGCAATCGACAAAACAGGACGGTTACAAAGAGTATTACCGGATGAAGGCAAAGAAAATGGATGTCCAAGTAAAGTCGAAAAGGAAGAGGCTTGAAAAAGAGCTTGAGCAGAATAAAGTAGAGAGGCCAGTAGAAGAGAGTAAGGTACATTTTCAGTTTGGATCTAGTGGCAAACGTGGGAGTAGTATTATTGAAGCTCGTGGGATTTCGAAGTCCTTTGGAGAACGAGTGCTTTTTGATGATAGCCATTTTTATATAAAGCATGGTGAACGAATAGGGATTTTTGGAGAAAATGGCTGTGGGAAAACAACACTAATAAAAACTATACTAGACCAGATTGCTTTATCGAAGGGAGAATTGTGGAAAAGTGATTCATTGAAAATTGGCTATCTAAGTCAAGATGTAGATGAACTAGACACTCAGAAGACGGCTTTAGAAAGCTTGGGCATTTACGACCGAGATGAGATTAGTAGGGTTAGAACAATTTTTGCAAACATTGGGCTAAAAGAAGACAAAATCACGAAACCCATCTCAACTCTAAGCTTAGGAGAGCGAACAAGGGTAAAGCTTGTAGGTAGGCTCCTAAAGAATCTAGACTTACTAATTTTGGATGAGCCGACAAATCACTTGGACCTGGCAAGTCGCGAAAGCTTAGAAAAAACGCTAGAAGAGTTTGCTGGAACAATATTGGTGATTTCTCATGATGTGTATTTTACGAACAAGTTATGTGATAAATTGTTAGTCTTTGAAGAGAAGAAAATAAAGCGTTTGGAAAAAAGTCTAACAGAGTACTTGAAAAAGCAAGAGCCTATTAGTGAGAATAAAGAAGATTTATTAGTATTACAAAATAAAATAACTGCTCTACTAGGTGAAATCTCATTACTAACGAGAGAAGATCCAAAATACAGTGAGATAGATCAGAAGTTGACAGAACTAATGAAACGGAAGCGGGCTTTGGGATAA
- a CDS encoding response regulator transcription factor, whose protein sequence is MERVLLVEDEASIRRFVAINLERNQFEVIEASNGADARLALAGDAIDFVILDLMLPDIDGFVLCEEIRKSHPSIPIIILSARGEDLDRVMGLELGADDYMVKPFNPLELIARIRSVLRRTKVQVSEVIDHKIISGPFQLDSLSKQIIKSGQLLKLTLREFQIMEYFITNKNVSTSRHDLLDAIWGKDYFGDIKTVDVHIRRLREKIEDDPSNPTYIETVWGHGYRFFEENL, encoded by the coding sequence ATGGAGAGAGTGTTATTAGTTGAAGACGAGGCTTCTATACGTAGGTTTGTAGCCATTAATTTAGAGAGGAATCAATTTGAGGTGATTGAAGCTTCAAACGGAGCTGATGCAAGGTTAGCCTTGGCAGGAGATGCGATTGACTTTGTGATATTGGATTTAATGTTACCTGATATAGACGGTTTTGTATTGTGTGAGGAAATACGAAAGTCGCATCCAAGTATTCCAATTATTATTTTATCTGCAAGAGGTGAAGACCTAGATCGAGTAATGGGTTTAGAATTAGGTGCGGATGATTATATGGTTAAGCCTTTTAATCCATTAGAATTAATTGCAAGAATAAGGTCTGTTTTGCGAAGAACAAAGGTTCAAGTCAGCGAAGTAATTGACCATAAAATCATTTCAGGACCGTTCCAGCTAGATTCTCTATCAAAGCAAATCATAAAGTCAGGACAATTGCTAAAGTTAACTTTACGTGAGTTTCAAATCATGGAATATTTTATAACAAATAAAAATGTTTCCACTAGTCGCCATGATCTATTAGATGCAATATGGGGGAAAGATTATTTCGGGGATATTAAGACAGTAGATGTACATATTCGTAGATTACGAGAAAAGATTGAAGATGATCCTTCAAATCCAACTTATATTGAAACAGTTTGGGGCCATGGCTATCGTTTTTTTGAGGAGAATCTATGA
- a CDS encoding HAMP domain-containing protein, whose product MKKGIKRRLVLSYFLMIFLTVVLFEVILLFSIRYYYYNTIEDHLTNHATIFSSFYKEYLDDNSLEENSQFIIDEYTSYAPAQIQIINMEGRLLADSLGSSPTQMKTFEDVRRALNGNVAQYSGTLNDLKEEVMAVSYPLMAHDEQVGVVRFISSLVPVKQVFHKVILYLLLIGTIVLFVVTLLSYFLANTVTKPVKKITEAAQQMASGNMTVRAEKIYDDELGKLADTMNFMASELEQLEQVKKEFIASVSHELRTPLTSIKGWGITLHSMSEDEHMKEGLEIMISESERLNGLVNDLLDFSSLSSGKVQFTFEEIQVVDLLEQVYQQMLPRSKRLFISFTMNTENPECILKVDKNRIKQVLINVLDNAYKFTQQQGEIKIHSYKSGENYVIEVEDTGHGIEAEDLAKITNKFYKGKSKAGGSGLGLSICKEIVSQHNGSLTITSEKGKGTTVKIQLPL is encoded by the coding sequence ATGAAAAAAGGGATCAAACGGAGACTTGTTCTAAGTTATTTTTTAATGATATTTCTAACGGTTGTTTTATTTGAAGTAATCCTATTATTCTCAATCCGTTACTATTACTACAATACAATTGAGGACCATCTTACGAATCATGCAACGATATTCTCTTCTTTTTACAAAGAGTATCTTGACGACAATTCACTTGAGGAGAATTCACAATTCATCATAGATGAATACACTTCCTATGCACCAGCCCAAATCCAAATTATTAATATGGAAGGGCGATTGTTGGCCGACTCGCTAGGAAGCTCCCCTACTCAGATGAAAACGTTTGAAGATGTTAGAAGAGCTCTTAATGGAAATGTAGCCCAATATAGTGGAACACTTAATGATTTGAAAGAAGAGGTCATGGCCGTTTCGTATCCACTGATGGCACACGATGAACAGGTTGGAGTCGTAAGGTTCATCTCTTCTCTAGTCCCGGTTAAACAAGTTTTCCATAAGGTGATTTTGTATTTGCTACTCATTGGTACAATTGTATTATTCGTCGTTACACTTCTAAGTTACTTTCTAGCAAACACAGTGACTAAACCTGTGAAGAAAATCACAGAAGCAGCCCAGCAAATGGCGAGTGGAAATATGACCGTACGGGCAGAAAAAATATATGATGATGAGCTAGGAAAACTAGCAGACACCATGAATTTTATGGCGAGTGAGTTAGAACAGTTAGAGCAAGTAAAGAAGGAATTCATTGCATCTGTTTCTCATGAACTTAGGACTCCTTTAACATCGATAAAGGGGTGGGGAATTACCCTTCATTCAATGTCCGAAGATGAGCACATGAAAGAAGGCCTTGAAATTATGATTAGTGAAAGTGAACGACTAAATGGGCTTGTTAATGATTTACTGGATTTCTCGAGTCTATCTTCTGGAAAAGTTCAGTTTACCTTTGAAGAGATTCAAGTAGTAGATTTGCTAGAACAGGTTTACCAACAAATGCTACCGCGTAGTAAAAGGCTATTTATTTCATTCACTATGAATACAGAAAATCCTGAGTGTATTTTAAAAGTAGACAAAAACCGGATAAAGCAAGTGCTTATTAATGTGTTAGATAACGCATATAAGTTTACACAACAACAAGGTGAGATTAAGATTCACTCCTATAAGAGTGGAGAGAATTATGTCATTGAGGTGGAAGACACGGGGCATGGAATTGAAGCAGAGGATCTTGCAAAAATTACAAATAAGTTTTATAAAGGCAAATCAAAAGCCGGGGGCAGTGGTTTGGGACTTTCCATTTGTAAAGAAATTGTTTCACAACACAATGGAAGTTTAACGATTACAAGTGAAAAGGGAAAAGGAACGACTGTCAAAATTCAACTCCCACTGTAA
- a CDS encoding MFS transporter, whose protein sequence is MLLLKERNFLYIWLGQLASIFGNRFSEFAIPLIVLKLTGSPWQAGLVAVCSQVAPLLLAIPAGAWVEGKSKRQVAILSEGVRVIAMLGLVFAVIFKVVSVWVLAGTLLIMGAAGVFFRIAFHAMVPSIVGRGRLVQAHNYFEGADAISTLTGPALAGIVFTVFGMAMTLAVDAISFFISLVGLLLIRFEERSVAEVAGPSKSSFKGVKDGLRYLVGNRVQRFVTVNHVLLNFTTTAVVLTVIVFAKQNLELNPVEIGLLLSAAGVGNVVGVFLLSRMSQLPWGYLFGGIMLVSGMGVGLLMMSETVIVAAIGMFLFDGALSMGFVVNGSARQAITPDHFLARVSSGGILLSGVAAIVGSLFAGGISEFVSPQAALVGCGGLLVVSGFISIRLKEIGMPLDQVEPVELEK, encoded by the coding sequence ATGCTTTTATTAAAAGAAAGAAATTTTTTGTATATATGGTTAGGACAATTAGCTTCAATATTTGGAAATCGATTTAGTGAATTTGCGATTCCTCTAATCGTGTTGAAATTAACGGGTTCACCCTGGCAGGCAGGATTGGTTGCTGTTTGTTCTCAGGTGGCTCCTCTGTTACTAGCGATTCCAGCGGGGGCATGGGTTGAAGGAAAGTCCAAAAGACAAGTAGCTATATTGTCTGAAGGAGTTCGTGTCATTGCGATGTTAGGGCTTGTGTTTGCTGTCATTTTTAAAGTGGTTTCAGTATGGGTTCTAGCAGGAACACTTCTTATCATGGGAGCAGCCGGTGTGTTTTTTCGAATTGCTTTTCATGCAATGGTCCCTTCGATTGTGGGGCGTGGGAGACTTGTTCAGGCTCACAATTATTTTGAAGGAGCCGATGCAATAAGTACATTGACCGGACCAGCCCTAGCGGGTATTGTGTTTACTGTGTTTGGAATGGCTATGACGTTGGCCGTTGATGCGATAAGTTTTTTCATTTCTTTAGTAGGGTTATTGTTGATAAGATTTGAGGAGAGATCAGTGGCTGAGGTAGCAGGGCCTAGTAAGTCTTCGTTTAAAGGGGTAAAGGATGGATTACGATACTTAGTTGGAAACAGAGTCCAGCGTTTTGTAACGGTAAATCATGTATTGTTGAATTTTACAACAACAGCAGTTGTATTAACAGTTATTGTGTTCGCTAAACAAAATCTAGAGCTGAATCCTGTTGAGATAGGCTTGTTGCTCTCAGCTGCAGGTGTTGGAAATGTAGTAGGTGTATTCTTATTAAGTCGTATGAGTCAATTACCTTGGGGTTATTTGTTTGGAGGAATTATGCTCGTTTCCGGGATGGGTGTTGGCTTGTTGATGATGTCTGAAACAGTTATTGTTGCAGCGATTGGCATGTTTCTATTCGATGGAGCTCTTTCAATGGGGTTTGTCGTAAATGGATCAGCCCGTCAAGCGATTACGCCAGATCACTTTTTGGCTCGAGTCAGTAGTGGGGGGATTTTGCTAAGTGGAGTCGCGGCTATAGTGGGTAGTTTGTTTGCAGGTGGTATTTCGGAATTTGTTAGTCCACAAGCGGCTTTGGTGGGTTGTGGTGGACTTTTAGTTGTATCTGGTTTTATTTCGATTCGGTTAAAGGAAATTGGGATGCCTCTTGATCAGGTTGAACCAGTTGAGTTGGAGAAATAA
- a CDS encoding aminopeptidase: protein MTTFNQNLEKYADLAVRVGVNIQKGQTLVVNAPISTADFVRQVAKSAYEAGAKNVHVEWNDDQLTRTKFDLAPDEAFTEYPVWKAKGFEEMAEGGAAFLSIVASNPDLLKGVDPNRIAAAQKAAGQAMEKYRSYAQADKISWCVIAVPSKEWAAKVFPELTEEEQTSKLWDAIFQATRSDLEDPVQAWREHNATLHSKVDYLNNKKYKTLHYKAPGTDLKVDLPEKHIWIGGGGQNEQGVPFVANMPTEEVFTTPQKDGVNGVVTSSKPLSYGGNLIENFTLTFENGRIIDVKAEAGEDTLKRLVETDEGSHYLGEVALVPHNSPISNTNIIFFNTLFDENASNHFAIGNAYAFCIEGGKTMSKEDLAKNGANSSITHVDFMVGSAEMDIDGITADGKVEPLFRNGSWAF from the coding sequence ATGACAACTTTTAATCAAAACCTTGAAAAATACGCGGATCTTGCTGTTCGTGTAGGTGTGAATATTCAAAAAGGGCAAACACTCGTGGTTAATGCCCCAATCTCAACGGCTGACTTTGTTCGCCAAGTGGCAAAAAGTGCTTATGAAGCTGGTGCAAAAAACGTTCATGTTGAGTGGAACGATGACCAACTGACTCGTACGAAGTTTGACCTTGCGCCAGACGAAGCATTCACAGAATATCCTGTTTGGAAAGCAAAAGGCTTTGAAGAGATGGCTGAAGGTGGAGCAGCGTTCTTATCAATCGTAGCTTCAAACCCAGACTTACTAAAAGGTGTAGATCCTAACCGCATTGCGGCTGCACAAAAAGCGGCTGGGCAGGCAATGGAGAAATACCGTAGCTATGCACAAGCAGATAAAATCAGCTGGTGTGTTATCGCCGTTCCTTCAAAAGAATGGGCTGCTAAAGTATTCCCTGAGCTTACTGAAGAAGAGCAAACAAGCAAACTTTGGGATGCCATTTTCCAAGCAACTCGCTCTGACCTAGAAGATCCAGTTCAAGCATGGAGAGAGCACAATGCAACATTACATAGTAAAGTAGATTACTTAAATAACAAAAAATACAAAACGCTACACTACAAAGCTCCTGGTACAGATCTAAAAGTAGACTTACCAGAAAAGCACATTTGGATTGGTGGCGGCGGCCAAAACGAGCAAGGTGTACCATTCGTGGCAAATATGCCAACTGAAGAAGTATTCACAACTCCTCAAAAAGATGGAGTAAACGGTGTTGTTACAAGCTCTAAGCCTTTAAGCTATGGCGGTAACTTAATCGAAAACTTCACATTAACTTTTGAAAATGGTCGTATCATTGATGTAAAAGCTGAAGCTGGTGAAGATACATTAAAACGTTTAGTGGAAACGGATGAAGGCTCTCACTACTTAGGTGAAGTAGCTCTAGTACCACACAATTCACCAATTTCAAACACGAACATCATTTTCTTCAACACATTATTTGATGAAAATGCATCAAACCACTTCGCAATCGGAAATGCATATGCTTTCTGTATTGAAGGCGGTAAAACAATGTCAAAAGAAGACCTTGCTAAGAACGGTGCAAACTCTAGTATTACTCACGTTGACTTCATGGTTGGCTCTGCTGAAATGGATATCGACGGAATTACAGCTGACGGTAAAGTGGAACCATTATTCCGCAATGGAAGCTGGGCATTTTAA